From one Planococcus citri chromosome 3, ihPlaCitr1.1, whole genome shotgun sequence genomic stretch:
- the LOC135838390 gene encoding RNA-binding protein Rsf1-like isoform X2, protein MARNDKVKVYIGGLNDEIKREDLEKEFNRFGPTSNVWVAFNPAGFGFVEYDTREEAENAVEHMNGISFLGCELKVQLSHGGNRGGRGRGRGRGFRGGRDDRGGGGFRGGRGGPFDGGRGGGGFRRGGFGGPKGDGDGFGGRDDYNSGYRSRERGGGRPDRFGGGGRGGRGSRFASGGRGGFGGSGDEFNGSGRSGDRFRSRSPGSRNIYQ, encoded by the exons ATGGCTCGAAACGACAAAGTAAAAGTTTACATCGGCGGCCTCAACGACGAAATCAAACGCGAAGACCTAGAAAAAGAATTCAATCGTTTCGGTCCCACGAGCAACGTTTGGGTCGCCTTCAACCCGGCTGGGTTCGGATTCGTCGAATACGATACTCGAGAAGAAGCCGAAAACGCCGTCGAACACATGAACGGTATCTCGTTTCTAGGCTGCGAACTCAAAGTGCAGCTTTCGCACGGCGGTAATCGTGGAGGAAGGGGACGTGGTCGAGGCCGAGGATTCCGTGGCGGCCGAGACGATCGTGGCGGCGGTGGTTTCCGAGGTGGCCGAGGTGGTCCTTTTGATGGTGGCCGAGGCGGCGGCGGTTTCAGACGTGGTGGTTTCGGTGGACCGAAAGGAGACGGGGATGGTTTCGGAGGCCGAGACGATTACAACTCCGGTTACAGAAGTCGAGAAAGAGGTGGCGGTAGACCAGACAGATTCGGCGGCGGTGGACGAGGCGGCAGAGGGTCCAGATTCGCTTCCGGTGGCCGAGGTGGTTTCGGCGGTTCGGGCGATGAATTCAATGGCTCGGGACGTAGCGGAGACAGATTCAGGAGCAGATCACCCGGATCTAGAAA TATATATCAATGA
- the LOC135838390 gene encoding RNA-binding protein Rsf1-like isoform X1 produces MARNDKVKVYIGGLNDEIKREDLEKEFNRFGPTSNVWVAFNPAGFGFVEYDTREEAENAVEHMNGISFLGCELKVQLSHGGNRGGRGRGRGRGFRGGRDDRGGGGFRGGRGGPFDGGRGGGGFRRGGFGGPKGDGDGFGGRDDYNSGYRSRERGGGRPDRFGGGGRGGRGSRFASGGRGGFGGSGDEFNGSGRSGDRFRSRSPGSRKPFRDEPSGRGHFLSGPVDDDGYGGGRGFGGGRGGRGRGRRPPR; encoded by the exons ATGGCTCGAAACGACAAAGTAAAAGTTTACATCGGCGGCCTCAACGACGAAATCAAACGCGAAGACCTAGAAAAAGAATTCAATCGTTTCGGTCCCACGAGCAACGTTTGGGTCGCCTTCAACCCGGCTGGGTTCGGATTCGTCGAATACGATACTCGAGAAGAAGCCGAAAACGCCGTCGAACACATGAACGGTATCTCGTTTCTAGGCTGCGAACTCAAAGTGCAGCTTTCGCACGGCGGTAATCGTGGAGGAAGGGGACGTGGTCGAGGCCGAGGATTCCGTGGCGGCCGAGACGATCGTGGCGGCGGTGGTTTCCGAGGTGGCCGAGGTGGTCCTTTTGATGGTGGCCGAGGCGGCGGCGGTTTCAGACGTGGTGGTTTCGGTGGACCGAAAGGAGACGGGGATGGTTTCGGAGGCCGAGACGATTACAACTCCGGTTACAGAAGTCGAGAAAGAGGTGGCGGTAGACCAGACAGATTCGGCGGCGGTGGACGAGGCGGCAGAGGGTCCAGATTCGCTTCCGGTGGCCGAGGTGGTTTCGGCGGTTCGGGCGATGAATTCAATGGCTCGGGACGTAGCGGAGACAGATTCAGGAGCAGATCACCCGGATCTAGAAA aCCGTTTAGAGATGAACCTTCGGGTCGAGGACATTTCCTCTCCGGTCCGGTCGACGATGATGGTTACGGAGGTGGAAGAGGCTTTGGTGGCGGAAGGGGTGGCAGAGGTAGAGGAAGAAGGCCCCCTCGTTAA
- the LOC135838366 gene encoding armadillo segment polarity protein-like isoform X2, giving the protein MQSYGSRSMSHDMKAENTMMWQSSNYLTPPDSGIQTGIVTQTPSIMGNDEDMERDLFDLDQNFQPGFTQDQVDEMNQQLSHTRSQRIRAAMFPETLDEGIEIPSTQFDQGQPTAVQRLSEPSQMLKVAVVNLINYQDDADLATRAIPELIKLLNDEDQVVVSQAAMMVHQLSKKEASRHAIMNSPQMVAALVRAISNSNDLETTKGAVGTLHNLSHHRQGLLAIFKSGGIPALVKLLSSSVESVLYYAITTLHNLLLHQEGSKMAVRLAGGLQKMVGLLQKNNVKFLTIVTDCLQILAYGNQESKLIILASAGPTELVRILRSHDYEKLLWTTSRVLKVLSVCPSNKPAIVEADGMQALAMHLNSPSQRLVQNVLWTLRNLSDAATKVESMEGLLQSLVHLLDSPDIKVVTCAAGVLSNLTCNNQRNKVTVCQCGGINALVRTIINAGDREEITEPAVCALRHLTSRHVESEMAQNAVRHNYGIQVIVKLLLPPSRWPLIKAVIGLIRNLAQCQANHAPLREHEAIAHLIRLLIRAFGDTQRQRSSVASSGSQPPDMYPADGIRMEEIIEGAVGALHILARDSMNRAIIRSHSVIPIFVQLLFNEIENIQRVAAGVLCELAIEKEGAEQIEQEGATAPLTELLHSRNEGVATYAAAVLYRMSEDKPQDYKKRLSMELTHSLFREEQNVWPPGGDLGVGPDLQGTIRYPSRCQD; this is encoded by the exons ATGCAGTCGTACGGATCCAGATCGA TGTCCCACGACATGAAGGCCGAAAATACAATGATGTGGCAGAGCTCGAATTATCTAACGCCGCCCGATTCTGGCATTCAGACGGGTATAGTAACGCAAACCCCATCCATTATGGGAAACGACGAGGACATGGAACGAGATTTATTCgatttggatcaaaatttccaaccaGGATTCACCCAAGATCAAGTGGATG AAATGAATCAACAGTTGAGTCATACGAGAAGTCAGCGTATTCGTGCTGCCATGTTTCCGGAAACTTTGGACGAAGGTATCGAAATACCTTCTACTCAATTTGACCAAGGGCAACCGACTGCCGTTCAGCGGCTCTCTGAACCTAGCCAAATGCTGAAAGTTGCCGTcgttaatttaattaattatcaG GATGACGCGGATTTAGCTACGAGAGCTATTCCAGAATTGATTAAGTTGCTCAACGATGAAGATCAAGTTGTCGTGTCTCAGGCTGCGATGATGGTTCATCAGTTATCTAAGAAAGAAGCTTCGAGACATGCCATCATGAATAGCCCTCAG ATGGTGGCTGCTTTGGTTCGAGCCATATCCAACAGCAACGATTTAGAAACCACTAAAGGAGCTGTTGGTACTTTACATAACTTATCTCATCACAGACAAGGACTTTTGGCTATTTTCAAAAGCGGTGGTATTCCCGCTTTGGTGAAATTACTCAG CTCGTCTGTGGAGTCGGTTCTGTACTACGCTATCACAACTCTGCACAATTTGCTGCTGCATCaagaaggctctaaaatggccgTACGTTTGGCCGGAGGACTTCAAAAAATGGTCGGTCTATTGCAAAAGAATAACGTCAAGTTCCTCACCATCGTAACCGATTGTTTACAAATCCTCGCCTACGGTAATCAAGAATCGAAATTGATCATATTAGCTTCCGCCGGACCTACCGAATTGGTTCGTATTCTGCGTTCCCACGATTACGAGAAACTTCTATGGACAACGTCTCGAGTTCTTAAAG TTTTGTCCGTATGCCCGAGTAACAAACCAGCCATAGTGGAAGCCGATGGAATGCAAGCTTTAGCCATGCATTTGAATAGCCCGAGTCAACGCTTGGTGCAAAACGTTCTATGGACTTTGCGAAATCTCTCCGACGCAGCGACCAAAGTTGAAAGCATGGAAGGTCTTTTGCAATCTTTAGTTCATCTGCTGGATTCTCCCGATATCAAGGTTGTCACCTGTGCTGCCGGTGTTCTTTCCAATTTGACGTGTAATAATCAGAGAAATAAAGTAACCGTGTGCCAATGCGGCGGTATCAACGCTTTAGTAAGAACTATCATCAATGCCGGTGATCGTGAAGAAATAACCGAGCCTGCG GTATGCGCATTACGTCATCTAACGTCTCGTCACGTCGAATCAGAAATGGCCCAAAACGCCGTTCGACATAATTACGGAATCCAAGTGATCGTGAAATTACTCCTTCCTCCTAGCAGATGGCCACTTATCAAAGCAGTCATCGGCCTAATACGAAATCTTGCTCAATGTCAAGCCAACCACGCTCCTCTACGTGAACACGAAGCAATCGCACATTTGATCAGATTGCTCATTAGAGCATTCGGTGATACGCAACGA CAAAGATCGAGTGTAGCTAGTAGCGGTAGCCAACCACCCGACATGTATCCTGCAGATGGCATCCGTATGGAGGAAATTATCGAAGGAGCTGTGGGCGCTCTGCACATACTAGCTCGAGACTCGATGAACAGAGCTATCATTCGTTCTCATTCGGTTATTCCAATTTTCGTCCAATTATTAttcaatgaaatcgaaaatattcaacGCGTCGCTGCCGGAGTACTTTGCGAATTAGCCATCGAAAAAGAAGGCGCCGAGCAGATCGAGCAAGAAGGCGCCACCGCTCCATTAACCGAATTACTTCATTCGCGAAACGAAGGCGTTG ccACTTATGCCGCCGCTGTTCTCTACAGAATGTCCGAGGATAAACCTCAAGATTATAAGAAAAGATTGAGCATGGAATTAACTCATTCGCTATTCCGTGAAGAACAAAACGTATGGCCACCCGGAGGCGACCTAGGTGTTGGACCCGATTTACAG
- the RpS2 gene encoding small ribosomal subunit protein uS5 yields the protein MADARGGFRGGFGARGGSARGASRGRGRGRGRGRGRGKETEKEWTPVTKLGRLVRDGKINSLEEIYLFSLPIKEFEIIDFFIGSHLKDEVLKIMPVQKQTRAGQRTRFKAFVAIGDSNGHIGLGVKCSKEVATAIRGAIILAKLSVVPVRRGYWGNKIGKPHTVPCKVTGKCGSVQVRLIPAPRGTGIVSAPVPKKLLQMAGIEDCYTSARGSTGTLGNFAKATYAAIGKTYAYLTPDLWKEMPLTKTPFSMYGDYLAKNHRPIVSAGDS from the exons ATGGCGGACGCTAGAGGTGGTTTCAGAGGTGGATTTGGAGCACGCGGAGGAAGTGCTCGAGGTGCTTCCAGAGGCAGAGGCCGTGGCCGTGGTCGCGGTAGAGGCCGTGGTAAGGAAACGGAAAAAGAGTGGACGCCAGTAACAAAATTAGGGCGCTTAGTACGCGACGGCAAAATAAATTCGTTAGAAGAAATCTATTTGTTCTCTCTGCCCATCAAA GAATTCGAAATTATTGACTTCTTCATCGGTTCACATTTGAAAGACGAAGTATTGAAAATCATGCCCGTACAGAAACAGACCCGTGCCGGTCAAAGAACTCGTTTCAAGGCTTTTGTCG CTATCGGTGATTCCAACGGTCATATCGGTCTCGGTGTGAAATGCTCGAAAGAAGTAGCTACAGCTATCCGTGGAGCTATCATTTTGGCCAAATTATCCGTAGTACCGGTTCGTCGTGGATATTGGGGTAATAAAATCGGTAAACCGCACACAGTACCATGCAAG GTTACTGGTAAATGTGGATCGGTTCAAGTCAGACTCATCCCAGCCCCTAGAGGTACCGGAATCGTTAGTGCTCCAGTACCGAAGAAATTATTACAAATGGCCGGAATCGAAGATTGTTACACTTCAGCCCGCGGTTCTACCGGAACGcttggaaattttg CTAAAGCAACTTACGCTGCGATAGGAAAAACGTACGCATATTTGACACCCGATTTATGGAAGGAAATGCCGTTAACCAAAACTCCGTTCTCGATGTACGGTGATTATTTGGCTAAAAATCATCGTCCCATTGTCAGCGCTGGAGACTCGTAA
- the LOC135838366 gene encoding armadillo segment polarity protein-like isoform X1: MQSYGSRSMSHDMKAENTMMWQSSNYLTPPDSGIQTGIVTQTPSIMGNDEDMERDLFDLDQNFQPGFTQDQVDEMNQQLSHTRSQRIRAAMFPETLDEGIEIPSTQFDQGQPTAVQRLSEPSQMLKVAVVNLINYQDDADLATRAIPELIKLLNDEDQVVVSQAAMMVHQLSKKEASRHAIMNSPQMVAALVRAISNSNDLETTKGAVGTLHNLSHHRQGLLAIFKSGGIPALVKLLSSSVESVLYYAITTLHNLLLHQEGSKMAVRLAGGLQKMVGLLQKNNVKFLTIVTDCLQILAYGNQESKLIILASAGPTELVRILRSHDYEKLLWTTSRVLKVLSVCPSNKPAIVEADGMQALAMHLNSPSQRLVQNVLWTLRNLSDAATKVESMEGLLQSLVHLLDSPDIKVVTCAAGVLSNLTCNNQRNKVTVCQCGGINALVRTIINAGDREEITEPAVCALRHLTSRHVESEMAQNAVRHNYGIQVIVKLLLPPSRWPLIKAVIGLIRNLAQCQANHAPLREHEAIAHLIRLLIRAFGDTQRQRSSVASSGSQPPDMYPADGIRMEEIIEGAVGALHILARDSMNRAIIRSHSVIPIFVQLLFNEIENIQRVAAGVLCELAIEKEGAEQIEQEGATAPLTELLHSRNEGVATYAAAVLYRMSEDKPQDYKKRLSMELTHSLFREEQNVWPPGGDLGVGPDLQDMLGPDDYNIYGPPSVRSVHNYPGYDTIPVEMSGLEIGGSMALPDFTHLDELPQPPQDNNQVAAWYDTDL, from the exons ATGCAGTCGTACGGATCCAGATCGA TGTCCCACGACATGAAGGCCGAAAATACAATGATGTGGCAGAGCTCGAATTATCTAACGCCGCCCGATTCTGGCATTCAGACGGGTATAGTAACGCAAACCCCATCCATTATGGGAAACGACGAGGACATGGAACGAGATTTATTCgatttggatcaaaatttccaaccaGGATTCACCCAAGATCAAGTGGATG AAATGAATCAACAGTTGAGTCATACGAGAAGTCAGCGTATTCGTGCTGCCATGTTTCCGGAAACTTTGGACGAAGGTATCGAAATACCTTCTACTCAATTTGACCAAGGGCAACCGACTGCCGTTCAGCGGCTCTCTGAACCTAGCCAAATGCTGAAAGTTGCCGTcgttaatttaattaattatcaG GATGACGCGGATTTAGCTACGAGAGCTATTCCAGAATTGATTAAGTTGCTCAACGATGAAGATCAAGTTGTCGTGTCTCAGGCTGCGATGATGGTTCATCAGTTATCTAAGAAAGAAGCTTCGAGACATGCCATCATGAATAGCCCTCAG ATGGTGGCTGCTTTGGTTCGAGCCATATCCAACAGCAACGATTTAGAAACCACTAAAGGAGCTGTTGGTACTTTACATAACTTATCTCATCACAGACAAGGACTTTTGGCTATTTTCAAAAGCGGTGGTATTCCCGCTTTGGTGAAATTACTCAG CTCGTCTGTGGAGTCGGTTCTGTACTACGCTATCACAACTCTGCACAATTTGCTGCTGCATCaagaaggctctaaaatggccgTACGTTTGGCCGGAGGACTTCAAAAAATGGTCGGTCTATTGCAAAAGAATAACGTCAAGTTCCTCACCATCGTAACCGATTGTTTACAAATCCTCGCCTACGGTAATCAAGAATCGAAATTGATCATATTAGCTTCCGCCGGACCTACCGAATTGGTTCGTATTCTGCGTTCCCACGATTACGAGAAACTTCTATGGACAACGTCTCGAGTTCTTAAAG TTTTGTCCGTATGCCCGAGTAACAAACCAGCCATAGTGGAAGCCGATGGAATGCAAGCTTTAGCCATGCATTTGAATAGCCCGAGTCAACGCTTGGTGCAAAACGTTCTATGGACTTTGCGAAATCTCTCCGACGCAGCGACCAAAGTTGAAAGCATGGAAGGTCTTTTGCAATCTTTAGTTCATCTGCTGGATTCTCCCGATATCAAGGTTGTCACCTGTGCTGCCGGTGTTCTTTCCAATTTGACGTGTAATAATCAGAGAAATAAAGTAACCGTGTGCCAATGCGGCGGTATCAACGCTTTAGTAAGAACTATCATCAATGCCGGTGATCGTGAAGAAATAACCGAGCCTGCG GTATGCGCATTACGTCATCTAACGTCTCGTCACGTCGAATCAGAAATGGCCCAAAACGCCGTTCGACATAATTACGGAATCCAAGTGATCGTGAAATTACTCCTTCCTCCTAGCAGATGGCCACTTATCAAAGCAGTCATCGGCCTAATACGAAATCTTGCTCAATGTCAAGCCAACCACGCTCCTCTACGTGAACACGAAGCAATCGCACATTTGATCAGATTGCTCATTAGAGCATTCGGTGATACGCAACGA CAAAGATCGAGTGTAGCTAGTAGCGGTAGCCAACCACCCGACATGTATCCTGCAGATGGCATCCGTATGGAGGAAATTATCGAAGGAGCTGTGGGCGCTCTGCACATACTAGCTCGAGACTCGATGAACAGAGCTATCATTCGTTCTCATTCGGTTATTCCAATTTTCGTCCAATTATTAttcaatgaaatcgaaaatattcaacGCGTCGCTGCCGGAGTACTTTGCGAATTAGCCATCGAAAAAGAAGGCGCCGAGCAGATCGAGCAAGAAGGCGCCACCGCTCCATTAACCGAATTACTTCATTCGCGAAACGAAGGCGTTG ccACTTATGCCGCCGCTGTTCTCTACAGAATGTCCGAGGATAAACCTCAAGATTATAAGAAAAGATTGAGCATGGAATTAACTCATTCGCTATTCCGTGAAGAACAAAACGTATGGCCACCCGGAGGCGACCTAGGTGTTGGACCCGATTTACAG